ATCACCCTCAATAATACACTGCTCCGGCTAcaagacaaaataaaacaaggaaATATGGATCATTTATGCGCTTAGGAAATTGAACTTCTTGTGATGTTATCATGTTGTAGTGTATGACAGCAAATCTAGTgagtgcaaaaaaaaaaaaaaagaaaaaaaagaaatcgaAGGACGGTTTCATATTATTTCATATACATCCAAAAATTAGGGAAAATTCTTATTTCATGGCAAGAAGAATGGATGTTTTCAGAAAATTGTGGCACGCTGTGATAAGTAGAGCAAGTTGTTCTAAACTACGAATCACAGGAAAAATACCTTCTTGAGAATAGGATTTGGGATAATCTTCCCATTTCCATTTAAGAACCTAACTTGAGTATCTGTTACGcttgcagaaactgcaatggCACGTAGGAGTCTTGTGAGCAACATATAcaagattatatatatgaacagTTGGGAAATGCCATAAAATCCTGTGAACCTTGTGAATGTTCAGCATGCATACAGCACAAACAAAGATCATCAAAATATGAACTCACCAGAGATTATATGCAAAGTTACAGTAAATGAAAAAGGATTGTGAAGCATGACATTGTCAAGCACTGAAATGATAAATTCTAAGAACATGATCAACATATTCTTATCagaattaagaaataaaaaaaagggcatgCCCTGAATCTAAATCAGCAATGTATTTGACTAAGATCTACTCTCTGCAAGCAATTACACATTATACCTGCCACCTCGAACTGGGATAGCTTCATGATAATAACCCTAAACTGCTCCGCAGGTATCGCCACTCTTACTTGAAATTGATATTGGAGATGAGGTACAGGCAACATCTCATTTGACCTTGAAAGCAATGGAATGTGAGTTCGATAGCCTTGCAGAGTTCCTAGCATTATTGAAATTGTAAACAAAAAGAGACCAGGAAAATTCGTCAAGTTTAAACGATTCAGACAAAACCAATGATCCAGACAAAAATCCTCAAGAAACTGATAAACCCAGAAACAAGATTAAGTTTTGGAGCATAAACTTGAAAAGGAACAGTTCATCAAATTTATTGTTCTAGCTATTAGAACACGAAAAGGCAGACAGTTcatcaaatttaaacaaaacaatactAGGAAACACAAAGCAATGATCCAGACAGTGCCCTGCAACACGATTAATTTAACCAAATGAACTTTAAACAGAGCCCCAAAAACCAACTAGAAATATCATAACtggaaaaagaacaaattccCACCCAAATCTCAAAATCTTGAAATAAGAAATTAGAGGGCAATTAAAAACTTAAAGAAACTAAGATGGTATATACTGACTGGTATCGAGGAGCCCAAAGTCAATGTGACCACTGGTTTCATCGCCAGAGAGACGGAGAAATGCATGAGTCTTGGCTCGAAGGAGATTGCTGTACAAGATACGGAGATCTAAGCCAAGGGAGAGGTTCTTGGTGCAGGTAAAGGAGTTGAACGTGCAAGGTTTCATCCGCAGGACTAAGACGACGCTACCTGAGGCTTCTGCTATCAATGTGACGACGGTCGGTGAGACGTAGATCTCGCCATTGTAGGCTTCCGCCTCAATGAAGGGTGTCACTGCCTGCCTTAGAAGAAGAGCACATGGGTCCAGGGTAAATTGAAACATGGTGgtgaacagagagagagagtttgtgTTTCTTAAGGGAAAAgtaacagagagagagagagctaaggAAATTGAGATTCTTTTTGGATGAGCTTAAGGCATTGTGACTTGGTGAAGAGGTTTTTAACTACTTTCTTGGCGGGAATTTTTTGATAAACCTGGACGGTTTGgtatttccattttctgttATGTCCGGGATTTCAAAAATTGGGTGCGTTAGCTTCTCACAGCCAACTGAGATGATTCAACCAAGGTGACTGGTGTTTGGACCAAAAAAAGCTGACCGGTGGTGTATACAGAGTTAGGCGGGGCCCAATCGCATTCTATTTGTTTCTGTTCATATTACACTTTCGCCCACTGAAGTTCTTTTAATTGCAATATGACACCCCACAAGTTTTTATGTTAGAAATTCTGATGCTTGTTTCACACATGAGTTGCTCATGTCAAAATTTGGGTGATTTCTTAATTAATCCAACAATTAAGTTGTTcttaaaatccaaaacccAGAAGTTCTGAGTTCTTCGAATCCTCTTTTCTTCTAGCATTGTTACGTTTCGGAACAACGATGGCTTATGTAACCACCACAGAACATGGTAAGTGTTATTGTTCAGCATGATTTTTGTCAACAATTGAAATCATATGAAAC
Above is a window of Prunus persica cultivar Lovell chromosome G2, Prunus_persica_NCBIv2, whole genome shotgun sequence DNA encoding:
- the LOC109947640 gene encoding proliferating cell nuclear antigen-like translates to MFQFTLDPCALLLRQAVTPFIEAEAYNGEIYVSPTVVTLIAEASGSVVLVLRMKPCTFNSFTCTKNLSLGLDLRILYSNLLRAKTHAFLRLSGDETSGHIDFGLLDTRTLQGYRTHIPLLSRSNEMLPVPHLQYQFQVRVAIPAEQFRVIIMKLSQFEVAVSASVTDTQVRFLNGNGKIIPNPILKKPEQCIIEGDVGAAPVSLVLNLRHARAIMNASVMSNMVWLLGQSNGSSVMLDCPFGKLGNLNYYFPKPEA